In Thermosynechococcus sichuanensis E542, a single genomic region encodes these proteins:
- the rplT gene encoding 50S ribosomal protein L20: protein MARVKRGNVARKRRKKILKLAKGYRAGHSKLFRTANQVVMKALCNAYRDRRRRKRDFRRLWIARINAAARQHGMSYSQLMGALKKADIQLNRKMLAQLAVLDTDAFATVVQTARAV, encoded by the coding sequence ATGGCAAGGGTCAAACGGGGTAACGTTGCCCGCAAACGGCGCAAAAAAATTCTCAAGCTGGCCAAGGGCTATCGGGCGGGACACTCCAAGCTTTTCCGCACCGCCAATCAGGTGGTCATGAAGGCACTCTGCAATGCCTATCGCGATCGCCGGCGGCGCAAACGGGACTTTCGGCGGCTCTGGATTGCGCGGATTAATGCTGCTGCCCGTCAACATGGCATGAGCTACAGTCAACTCATGGGCGCTCTGAAAAAAGCCGATATTCAACTCAATCGCAAGATGCTGGCTCAATTGGCTGTGCTAGATACGGATGCCTTTGCCACTGTCGTTCAGACTGCTCGCGCTGTTTAG
- a CDS encoding chromophore lyase CpcT/CpeT, which yields MTHATDVLTLGRWMAADFSNQAQAFENPPFYAHIRVCMRPLPRGLLEGIALYVEQAYDYLLGIPYRTRVLELVPANDHIVIKNYVLKDEKRFFGAARDRQRLLAMTADDLELLCGCNMLTYWTGHSFRGEVEPGKACKVVRKGRETYLDSTFEIDGDRFISHDRGRDPETDEHVWGSVAGPFHFVRWQSFADEIVA from the coding sequence ATGACCCACGCAACCGATGTGTTGACCCTTGGCCGTTGGATGGCGGCGGATTTTAGTAACCAAGCCCAAGCCTTTGAGAACCCCCCCTTCTATGCCCACATTCGGGTGTGTATGCGCCCCCTTCCCAGAGGCCTTTTAGAGGGCATTGCCCTTTATGTGGAACAGGCCTATGACTATCTTCTGGGCATCCCCTACCGCACACGGGTTTTGGAACTGGTGCCCGCCAATGATCACATTGTGATTAAAAATTATGTGCTCAAGGATGAAAAGCGCTTTTTTGGGGCAGCTCGCGATCGCCAGCGGCTTCTGGCAATGACAGCCGATGATCTGGAACTCCTCTGTGGCTGCAATATGCTCACCTACTGGACAGGGCACAGCTTTCGCGGCGAGGTCGAGCCGGGCAAGGCCTGCAAAGTCGTACGCAAAGGACGGGAAACCTATCTCGATAGTACGTTTGAAATTGATGGCGATCGCTTCATTAGCCACGATCGCGGACGGGATCCGGAAACCGATGAGCACGTTTGGGGATCGGTAGCAGGCCCTTTTCACTTTGTACGCTGGCAGAGCTTTGCCGATGAAATTGTGGCCTAG
- a CDS encoding YdcF family protein — translation MDLLLSKLLPPLLYPLPLACWALIFAIVRFWRAPKQAAIALVIALSILLLSGNDYVATALIASLERQYLPPNPMPKAAAIVVLGGAVVPQTAPRPWVEVTEGGDRILYGAHLFRQGYAPYLILSGGRIEWLGETFQRGEAADMAEIATTCGVPRDKILLDTTSLNTYENAVNVKALLEKHQIQGDLLLVTSAYHMPRSVAIFRRLGMNVIPAPTDYRYLSIARSPTWQNLLLSLIPNPYNVDITTIALREYQGLLVYKLRGWL, via the coding sequence ATGGATTTGCTGCTGTCGAAATTACTGCCGCCACTGCTGTATCCATTACCCTTGGCCTGTTGGGCATTGATTTTTGCTATTGTTCGTTTTTGGCGTGCCCCCAAACAGGCAGCGATCGCCCTTGTGATTGCCCTGAGCATTTTACTCCTGAGTGGCAATGACTATGTGGCAACGGCTCTCATTGCTTCCTTGGAGCGGCAGTATTTACCCCCTAATCCTATGCCCAAAGCTGCCGCCATTGTCGTTTTGGGTGGTGCTGTTGTCCCGCAGACTGCCCCGAGGCCTTGGGTAGAGGTCACTGAAGGGGGCGATCGCATTCTCTACGGTGCCCACCTCTTTCGCCAAGGCTATGCCCCCTATCTCATCCTTAGTGGTGGTCGCATTGAGTGGCTCGGCGAAACCTTTCAGCGGGGAGAAGCAGCAGACATGGCCGAAATTGCCACCACCTGCGGTGTCCCGAGAGACAAGATTCTCCTAGACACTACCTCACTGAATACCTATGAAAATGCCGTGAATGTCAAAGCGCTTCTTGAGAAGCATCAAATTCAAGGAGATCTGCTGCTGGTGACATCCGCTTACCACATGCCTCGCTCCGTCGCCATTTTTCGCCGTTTGGGGATGAATGTGATTCCAGCACCCACCGACTATCGGTATCTCTCGATCGCGCGATCGCCCACGTGGCAAAACCTTCTCTTGAGCCTGATCCCCAATCCCTACAACGTGGACATCACCACCATTGCCCTGCGGGAATACCAAGGCCTGCTCGTCTATAAACTACGGGGTTGGCTCTAG
- a CDS encoding DUF6679 family protein has protein sequence MLHRKLYQLYTDGQEVWIYLRDQQRLIDRARIVDIEGNVVTIRYETEEDDEVCAWEEIVNIESIGSISRRLAAVPRGYAELPIADECPEAEQLPKHSSETEHER, from the coding sequence ATGTTACACCGCAAGCTTTATCAACTCTATACCGACGGCCAAGAAGTCTGGATTTACTTGCGGGATCAACAACGCCTGATTGACCGGGCACGCATTGTGGACATCGAAGGGAATGTTGTTACCATCCGCTACGAAACGGAGGAAGACGACGAAGTGTGCGCTTGGGAAGAGATCGTCAATATCGAAAGCATTGGCTCGATCTCACGACGGCTCGCCGCAGTCCCTCGGGGCTATGCGGAGTTACCCATTGCGGATGAGTGTCCCGAGGCGGAGCAACTGCCGAAGCATTCCTCGGAAACCGAGCACGAGCGTTGA
- the rpmI gene encoding 50S ribosomal protein L35: MPKLKTRRAAAKRFRTTGSGKFVRRKANKNHLLEHKGSDRKNRLSHKALVDPRDFERVSLMLPYA, translated from the coding sequence ATGCCAAAGCTAAAAACACGTCGTGCTGCTGCCAAACGATTTCGGACGACGGGCAGTGGTAAGTTTGTCCGCCGCAAGGCCAACAAAAACCACTTACTCGAACACAAGGGGAGCGATCGCAAGAATCGTCTTTCCCACAAAGCCCTCGTCGATCCACGGGATTTTGAGCGGGTGTCACTGATGCTGCCCTACGCTTAA
- the dnaK gene encoding molecular chaperone DnaK, whose amino-acid sequence MGKIVGIDLGTTNSVIAVLEGGKPVVIANAEGSRTTPSVVAFGKDGERLVGQLARRQAVLNPQNTFYAVKRFIGREYSELTPESKRVPYTIRRDESGKVRIKCPRLQREFAPEEISAMVLRKLVEDASRYLGEPVTDAVITVPAYFNDSQRQATRDAGRIAGLNVRRIINEPTAAALAYGLDRQKEQTILVFDLGGGTFDVSILEVGDGVFEVKATSGDTQLGGNDFDKLIVDWLAEDFLAKEGIDLRRDRQSLQRLTDAAEKAKIELSGLLETNIDLPFVTATAEGPKHIETTLSRRQFEDLSQDLLQRLRYPVEQALMDAHLTPAQIDAVVLVGGATRMPMVQDLVRQMIGREPNQNVNPDEVVAVGAAIQAGILAGDMKDILLLDVTPLSLGVETIGGVTKVLIPRNTTIPVRRSDIFSTSENNQSQVEIHVVQGERELAAHNKSLGRFKLTGIPPAPRGVPQIQVSFDLDANGLLQVVALDRFSGREQSVVIQGASTLSEEEIQQMLLDAESNAAGDRQRRARIEKRNRAQDLINRAERQLREAAQEFGYQFAADQRRSIEALVRQLQEAIRNEDDRQIDLTYAALEERLYDFVRQLRLSEEELEEDEDVFKLPNLKEAVNKGLNAVRGRERRRDDYEDEWDEPPRTRRSRSYSQRSDSAAWDDWDDDDW is encoded by the coding sequence ATGGGCAAAATTGTTGGCATTGATCTAGGGACCACCAATTCCGTCATTGCTGTGTTGGAAGGGGGAAAACCTGTTGTGATTGCCAATGCAGAAGGCTCCCGCACCACCCCCTCTGTGGTGGCCTTTGGCAAAGATGGCGAGCGCCTTGTGGGTCAGTTGGCGCGGCGACAGGCGGTGCTCAATCCCCAAAACACCTTCTATGCCGTGAAGCGGTTTATTGGCCGCGAGTATAGTGAACTCACCCCTGAGTCCAAGCGGGTACCCTATACCATTCGCCGCGATGAATCGGGGAAGGTGCGCATCAAGTGCCCCCGTCTGCAACGGGAATTTGCCCCCGAAGAAATTTCAGCTATGGTCTTGCGCAAGCTAGTGGAGGATGCTAGCCGCTACCTAGGGGAACCCGTCACCGATGCGGTGATTACCGTGCCCGCCTACTTTAATGACTCCCAGCGGCAAGCCACCCGTGATGCGGGGCGTATTGCGGGCTTAAATGTGCGGCGGATTATTAATGAACCCACAGCAGCAGCCCTTGCCTATGGTCTGGATCGCCAGAAGGAGCAGACAATTCTCGTCTTTGACCTTGGCGGTGGTACTTTTGATGTCTCGATTCTCGAAGTTGGCGATGGCGTGTTTGAGGTGAAGGCCACCAGCGGCGATACCCAACTGGGGGGCAATGACTTTGACAAGTTAATTGTGGACTGGCTAGCCGAAGACTTCCTTGCCAAAGAGGGCATTGATCTACGGCGCGATCGCCAGTCGCTGCAACGGCTCACCGATGCCGCCGAAAAAGCCAAAATTGAACTTTCTGGGCTACTGGAAACCAATATCGATCTGCCCTTTGTCACCGCCACAGCGGAGGGACCCAAACACATTGAAACCACCCTCAGTCGCCGCCAATTTGAAGACCTGAGCCAAGACCTGCTGCAACGACTGCGCTATCCGGTCGAACAGGCGCTGATGGATGCCCATTTAACCCCCGCTCAAATTGACGCGGTAGTGCTGGTGGGTGGTGCGACGCGGATGCCCATGGTGCAGGATTTGGTGCGGCAGATGATTGGCCGTGAACCCAACCAAAACGTCAACCCCGATGAGGTGGTGGCCGTCGGTGCCGCCATTCAAGCCGGCATTCTCGCCGGGGACATGAAGGATATCCTGCTGCTGGATGTCACGCCCCTTTCCTTGGGGGTGGAAACCATTGGTGGGGTGACCAAGGTGCTGATTCCCCGCAACACAACAATTCCTGTGCGTCGCTCCGATATTTTCTCAACCTCAGAAAATAACCAAAGCCAAGTGGAAATCCACGTGGTTCAAGGGGAGCGGGAACTGGCAGCACACAACAAGTCCTTGGGACGCTTTAAGTTAACGGGAATTCCGCCAGCACCTCGCGGGGTGCCCCAAATTCAAGTCTCCTTTGACTTGGATGCCAATGGCCTGCTCCAGGTAGTGGCCTTGGATCGCTTTAGTGGTCGTGAGCAAAGTGTGGTTATTCAGGGGGCCTCAACTCTGAGTGAAGAGGAAATTCAGCAGATGCTCTTGGATGCGGAGTCCAATGCAGCGGGCGATCGCCAGCGGCGGGCACGCATTGAGAAGCGCAACCGTGCCCAAGATTTGATTAACCGCGCTGAACGTCAATTGCGGGAAGCAGCTCAGGAATTTGGCTATCAATTTGCCGCTGATCAGCGCCGTAGTATTGAGGCCCTAGTACGGCAATTGCAGGAAGCCATTCGCAATGAGGACGATCGCCAGATTGACCTCACCTATGCGGCTCTTGAAGAGCGGCTCTACGACTTTGTCCGTCAACTGCGCCTCAGCGAAGAGGAATTGGAAGAGGATGAAGATGTCTTTAAGCTGCCCAACCTCAAGGAAGCAGTCAATAAAGGTCTTAATGCGGTACGGGGTCGAGAGCGGCGGCGCGACGATTATGAGGATGAGTGGGATGAGCCGCCCCGGACGCGGCGTTCCCGCAGCTACTCCCAGCGCAGTGATTCAGCCGCATGGGATGATTGGGATGACGACGACTGGTAG
- a CDS encoding photosystem II S4 domain protein, whose product MFDLETALDTAIKTWSVVHTPFLPPDQVVQALSTLEQRADVHGLAWGGYPQAERCRLAIAPLELSLEEQRPPLALVRITGNFLFDPATYSDFERAIADAGLDEGDYGDVILLGERGAQVVLIPEIVPPLQEHLKQVRTVPVTADVCDWSELAVAPPQRKSLSTVEASLRLDAVASAGFGVSRSKMSEWINQGLVRVNWQIVQQPRHLLKVNDLIAIRGKGRLRIQDIQVTKKERYRIQMERIR is encoded by the coding sequence ATGTTTGATCTAGAAACCGCCCTTGACACAGCCATTAAAACGTGGTCGGTGGTGCATACCCCCTTTTTACCCCCAGATCAGGTTGTGCAAGCCCTGAGCACCCTTGAGCAACGGGCTGATGTTCATGGTCTCGCCTGGGGGGGCTACCCTCAAGCAGAACGTTGTCGGCTGGCGATCGCTCCCCTTGAACTGAGTCTTGAAGAGCAACGGCCGCCCCTTGCTTTGGTGCGAATCACAGGCAACTTTCTTTTTGATCCCGCCACCTACAGTGATTTTGAGCGAGCGATCGCCGATGCGGGTCTCGATGAAGGGGATTATGGGGATGTGATTCTCCTTGGAGAACGGGGAGCACAGGTCGTTCTCATCCCTGAAATAGTCCCTCCTTTACAAGAACACTTAAAACAGGTGCGAACCGTACCGGTGACTGCGGATGTCTGTGACTGGTCAGAACTGGCCGTAGCGCCCCCGCAACGGAAATCCCTCAGTACTGTCGAAGCATCATTGCGCTTGGATGCTGTGGCTTCAGCCGGATTTGGCGTTTCCCGCAGTAAAATGAGCGAGTGGATTAACCAAGGGCTAGTGCGGGTAAATTGGCAAATTGTGCAGCAACCTCGGCATCTCCTCAAAGTGAATGACCTCATTGCCATTCGCGGTAAAGGACGATTGCGGATTCAAGACATTCAGGTAACGAAGAAAGAGCGCTACCGCATTCAGATGGAGCGCATTCGCTAA
- the cobA gene encoding uroporphyrinogen-III C-methyltransferase: protein MTVYFVGAGLGTPASLTIQAWTCLQQAQVVLYDALLSPSLLELTPCDCLRVAVGKRAGAEAVPQAEINCLLVEYGQQYQRVVRLKSGDPGLFGRLHQELEAVLAAGLEAVVIPGVSSALAAPLLAGLCVTAKDMSQSVAILSGHAPESLSWSAIAQMETLIFLMATRSLQQIVEELLRQGRSPTEGLAILQWVGQPQQRFWFGTLESYLKTPDFPDMAPAVIVIGAIAQKRYPLASLDLAFPEFLRISPASMSPLHGKTILVTRAATQASDFTQQLTAAGARVVEMPTLEIVPPSSWQPLDQALAQLDTFDWLILTSHNAVSFVMERLQHHGKDSRALAGLKIAVVGEKTAQTLSRYGLVADFTPSEFVADALGAEFPEPVVGLRFLFPRVEKGGRPVLVETFTAAGAEVVEVPAYDSRCPQTVDAQVLAALQAGQVDIVTFTSSKTVKHFCQLVGSQAAELLQKVQIASIGPQTSQTCRELLGRVDAEATEHTLEGLLQALLRMT, encoded by the coding sequence TTGACGGTCTATTTTGTGGGTGCGGGACTGGGAACTCCCGCCTCGCTCACAATTCAGGCATGGACTTGCCTGCAGCAGGCGCAGGTGGTTCTCTACGATGCCCTGCTCTCCCCTAGCCTCTTAGAACTCACCCCCTGTGATTGCTTGCGGGTGGCAGTGGGCAAACGAGCGGGAGCTGAGGCAGTTCCCCAAGCGGAAATCAACTGCCTTTTAGTGGAGTACGGCCAGCAGTATCAACGGGTTGTGCGCCTTAAAAGTGGCGATCCGGGGCTGTTTGGCCGTTTGCATCAGGAGCTTGAGGCTGTCTTGGCGGCGGGTCTTGAGGCTGTGGTGATTCCGGGGGTATCCTCAGCGCTAGCAGCACCTTTATTGGCGGGCCTCTGTGTCACCGCCAAGGACATGAGTCAGTCGGTGGCGATTCTGTCGGGGCATGCGCCAGAAAGCCTTTCTTGGTCAGCGATCGCCCAAATGGAGACGCTGATTTTCTTGATGGCCACCCGTTCCCTGCAGCAAATTGTCGAGGAATTGCTGAGGCAGGGGCGATCGCCCACTGAGGGATTGGCCATTCTGCAATGGGTCGGGCAACCGCAGCAACGATTCTGGTTTGGCACCCTAGAGAGTTATCTGAAGACGCCTGACTTTCCAGACATGGCTCCTGCGGTCATTGTCATTGGCGCGATCGCCCAAAAACGTTACCCTTTGGCTAGTCTAGATCTGGCCTTCCCTGAGTTTTTGAGGATTTCCCCAGCATCGATGTCTCCGCTCCACGGCAAAACCATTCTCGTCACCCGGGCAGCAACTCAAGCAAGTGATTTTACTCAGCAACTTACAGCAGCCGGTGCGCGAGTTGTAGAAATGCCGACACTGGAAATCGTTCCTCCCAGTTCTTGGCAGCCCCTCGATCAGGCCTTGGCGCAACTCGATACCTTTGACTGGCTGATTCTGACTTCCCACAATGCCGTTAGCTTTGTTATGGAACGGCTACAACATCACGGCAAGGATAGTCGTGCCCTCGCGGGTCTCAAGATTGCTGTTGTTGGCGAAAAAACTGCCCAAACCCTCAGCCGTTACGGTTTAGTGGCTGACTTTACCCCCAGTGAATTTGTCGCCGATGCCCTAGGGGCGGAATTCCCAGAACCGGTTGTGGGCTTGCGTTTTCTTTTTCCACGGGTTGAAAAAGGAGGACGGCCCGTATTGGTAGAAACCTTTACGGCTGCGGGCGCGGAGGTTGTTGAAGTGCCCGCCTATGATTCCCGCTGTCCCCAAACCGTTGATGCCCAAGTTTTAGCGGCGTTGCAAGCCGGCCAAGTGGATATTGTTACCTTTACCAGTTCTAAGACAGTGAAACATTTTTGCCAATTGGTGGGTTCTCAGGCAGCAGAGTTACTTCAGAAGGTGCAGATTGCCAGTATTGGCCCGCAAACCTCGCAAACTTGCCGCGAACTCTTGGGACGGGTGGATGCTGAAGCCACAGAACATACCCTTGAGGGACTTCTTCAGGCCTTACTACGGATGACTTAG
- the lgt gene encoding prolipoprotein diacylglyceryl transferase — translation MIATFQSPGATLELGFITLRWYGLLIAIAVFIGIWLSQRLAQQRQINPDLIADLSIWLVVAAIPAARLYYVAFNWGFYQKHLDQIVQIWKGGIAIHGAILGGMLAMAIFTYVQRLSFWQVADVIAPSLILGQAIGRWGNFFNSEAFGAPTDLPWKLYIPAPQRPPELINEAYYHPTFLYESLWNLGVFVLLLWLFRQPRYQKPGTLLMVYAIAYSLGRFWIEGLRMDSLMLGSLRIAQVVSLVAIALGAWGLFRLYYQGKPLPDWQTA, via the coding sequence ATGATCGCCACTTTCCAATCCCCCGGTGCCACCCTTGAGCTAGGGTTTATCACCCTACGGTGGTACGGGCTACTCATTGCTATTGCCGTCTTTATTGGTATTTGGCTGAGTCAACGCTTGGCACAGCAGCGGCAGATTAATCCTGATCTGATTGCGGATCTCTCGATTTGGCTGGTGGTGGCGGCTATTCCCGCTGCACGGCTCTATTACGTCGCCTTTAACTGGGGCTTTTACCAAAAGCACTTAGATCAAATCGTGCAAATTTGGAAAGGCGGCATTGCCATTCACGGTGCCATCCTTGGCGGTATGCTGGCCATGGCGATCTTTACCTATGTGCAGCGGCTTTCCTTTTGGCAAGTGGCGGATGTGATTGCCCCTTCATTAATTTTGGGACAGGCCATTGGTCGCTGGGGCAATTTCTTTAACTCTGAGGCCTTTGGCGCCCCCACTGATTTGCCATGGAAACTCTACATTCCCGCGCCGCAGCGTCCCCCTGAGCTGATCAACGAAGCCTACTACCATCCCACGTTTCTCTATGAGTCCCTTTGGAATCTGGGAGTCTTTGTTCTCCTGCTGTGGCTTTTTCGTCAACCTCGCTATCAAAAGCCCGGCACGCTCTTAATGGTGTATGCCATTGCCTACAGTCTCGGCCGCTTCTGGATTGAAGGACTGCGCATGGATAGCCTGATGTTGGGATCCCTGCGAATTGCCCAAGTGGTTAGCTTGGTTGCGATCGCCCTAGGCGCTTGGGGACTTTTTCGCCTTTATTACCAAGGCAAACCATTACCGGATTGGCAAACCGCCTAG
- the ribD gene encoding bifunctional diaminohydroxyphosphoribosylaminopyrimidine deaminase/5-amino-6-(5-phosphoribosylamino)uracil reductase RibD → MRSAPVVEETATLDAQYMGHCLELAARAKGCTAPNPLVGCVIVAEGRVIGEGFHPKAGEPHAEVFALRSVSESDRPLLSKATLYVNLEPCNHYGRTPPCTEAIIAAGIPKVVVGMIDPNPQVAGAGVERLRSAGIEVTVGVREAECQRLNEAFVHRVRYQRPFGILKYAMTLDGKIASSAGHSLWVSGEAARAMVHQLRSECDAVIVGGNTVRLDNPLLTSRHERNPLRVVMSRTLDLPSDASLWETTTAPTLVITAAAPQHPLIPQLQARGVEVVHLESLTPTTVMAQLYQRGMMTVLWECGGSLAAAAIAEGMVQKVWAFIAPKIIGGSNAPAPVADLGLTKMNEALCLEDVSWQTVGEDILVVGYLPSRSPAPSPQ, encoded by the coding sequence ATGCGCTCAGCCCCCGTTGTGGAGGAGACAGCCACGCTTGATGCCCAGTATATGGGGCACTGCCTTGAGTTAGCGGCTCGTGCCAAAGGCTGTACGGCTCCGAATCCCCTCGTGGGCTGTGTGATTGTGGCGGAGGGACGGGTGATTGGGGAGGGGTTTCATCCCAAGGCAGGGGAACCCCATGCTGAGGTTTTTGCTCTGCGCAGCGTCAGCGAGAGCGATCGCCCCCTCCTCAGCAAAGCCACCCTCTACGTCAATCTTGAACCCTGCAACCACTATGGCCGCACGCCCCCCTGTACCGAGGCGATTATCGCGGCGGGTATTCCCAAGGTGGTGGTGGGCATGATTGATCCGAATCCCCAAGTGGCTGGGGCGGGGGTAGAACGGCTGCGCTCAGCGGGCATAGAAGTCACCGTCGGCGTGCGGGAAGCAGAGTGTCAACGCCTTAACGAAGCGTTTGTTCATCGGGTGCGCTATCAGCGTCCCTTTGGCATTTTGAAATACGCCATGACCCTCGATGGCAAAATTGCCTCCAGTGCCGGCCACAGTCTCTGGGTCAGTGGTGAAGCTGCACGTGCCATGGTGCATCAACTGCGCTCTGAATGCGATGCAGTGATTGTGGGGGGCAATACCGTGCGCCTCGATAATCCCCTTTTAACCTCGCGCCATGAGCGCAATCCCCTGCGAGTGGTGATGAGTCGTACCCTTGATTTGCCTTCAGACGCCTCTTTGTGGGAAACGACCACTGCGCCAACATTGGTGATCACTGCTGCTGCGCCCCAGCATCCTCTGATTCCTCAATTGCAGGCACGGGGTGTGGAGGTGGTGCACCTAGAGTCACTCACGCCAACAACCGTTATGGCGCAGCTTTATCAACGGGGCATGATGACGGTACTTTGGGAGTGCGGCGGTTCCTTAGCAGCGGCAGCGATCGCGGAAGGCATGGTACAGAAAGTATGGGCGTTTATTGCGCCAAAAATTATTGGTGGCTCCAATGCCCCCGCCCCAGTAGCCGATCTCGGCTTAACCAAGATGAATGAGGCTCTGTGCTTAGAGGACGTGAGTTGGCAAACCGTGGGCGAAGACATTCTTGTGGTCGGCTACCTACCGTCTAGGTCTCCGGCTCCGTCACCTCAATAA